The genomic interval TCCGGGTCGGACCGAGGACGCCGAGGCGCGCGAGGACGTCGCCCGAGCCGTAGCCGCTGGTGACGACCGCGGTCTGCGCGAGGCTGGCGTGCGCGGTCTCGCGGCCGATCCGCACGGCGACGTCCGCCTGCTCCTCGGCCATGTCGTGCATGAGCCGCAGCAGGACGACCTGCTCCTCCAGCGCCTCCAGCACCGTGGACAGCTCGCCGGGGAACTCGGTGCCGCGGCGGACGAGGTGGCTGGTGCCGGCCACGACGATGCGCTCCTCGCGCTCGGAGCGGAGCAGGTCCGCGAGCGCGGCGACGACCGAGGCGGCGGTCGCGGCGGCGCCCGGCTCGCCGGAGCCGGGGGCGTACGGGGGCGCGTCGAGCAGCGCCCCGACGTCGGTGGAGGCGACCTCGAGCCGCTTGCCGACGACGGCGGCGTTGACCCGGTTGCGCAGCTCCTCCAGCGTGCCGCCGTCGTGACCGGGGGCGTCGACGAGGCGCTGCTCGACCCGGCCGGTGGAGACGATGAGGACGAGCAGGACGCGCTCCGGCGGCAGCGGCACGAGGTCGACGTGGCGCACCGAGGCGCGCGAGCTCGACGGGTACTGCACGACCGCGGTCTGCCGGGTCATCTGGCTGAGCAGGCGCACGGTGCGGTCGACCACGTCGTCCAGGCCCACCGCGCCGTCGAGGAACGCCCGGATCGCCCGGCGCTCGGGGGCGGTCATCGGGCGCACCTCGCTGAGCCGGTCGACGAACAGGCGGTAGCCCTTGTCGGTGGGGATGCGCCCCGCGCTGGTGTGGGGCTGGGCGATGTAGCCCTGCTCCTCCAGCACCGCCATGTCGTTGCGGATCGTCGCGGGGCTCACCCCGAGGGCGTGCCGCTCGACGAGCGACTTGGAGCCGACGGGCTCCCTGGTCGTGACGAAGTCCTCCACGATCGCGCGGAGGACCTCCAGGCGGCGGTCGTCTGCCACGGGGGCCTCCTCCCTGGGGGCTGGCACTGTCCGGTCTCGACTGCCAATCCTAACGTCCGCCGTCCGCGCCGCCCTGCAGCACGTGGTCGCGCCAGGAGTGCTGCGG from Aquipuribacter hungaricus carries:
- the hrcA gene encoding heat-inducible transcriptional repressor HrcA, whose product is MADDRRLEVLRAIVEDFVTTREPVGSKSLVERHALGVSPATIRNDMAVLEEQGYIAQPHTSAGRIPTDKGYRLFVDRLSEVRPMTAPERRAIRAFLDGAVGLDDVVDRTVRLLSQMTRQTAVVQYPSSSRASVRHVDLVPLPPERVLLVLIVSTGRVEQRLVDAPGHDGGTLEELRNRVNAAVVGKRLEVASTDVGALLDAPPYAPGSGEPGAAATAASVVAALADLLRSEREERIVVAGTSHLVRRGTEFPGELSTVLEALEEQVVLLRLMHDMAEEQADVAVRIGRETAHASLAQTAVVTSGYGSGDVLARLGVLGPTRMDYPTTIAAVRAVARYASRALEQ